One Candidatus Poribacteria bacterium genomic window carries:
- a CDS encoding substrate-binding domain-containing protein produces the protein MFSGVGRHDLAITGAEYLLDDGEVRGIVRKGERKTIACRKSPILVPASDPADIRSLEDMARPGVCVAISIIDCLKGMWEDICGRMGLIDPIRRNITFHANGCIAIVEAVAQGKVDAAFGWTAFEHLAPGRIEVIPMPEDQCILRGTCVGLLEFSRNVEEARQFMDFLTTEEAQDFYREFGWIPPVC, from the coding sequence GTGTTTTCCGGTGTTGGAAGGCACGACCTCGCTATCACCGGGGCGGAGTATCTTCTCGACGACGGCGAGGTGAGGGGGATCGTCCGAAAGGGGGAGAGGAAAACTATTGCCTGCAGAAAATCGCCCATTCTCGTTCCCGCCAGCGATCCGGCCGATATCCGATCGCTTGAGGATATGGCGAGACCAGGAGTGTGCGTGGCCATCTCCATCATCGACTGTCTGAAAGGGATGTGGGAGGACATCTGCGGTCGGATGGGGCTTATAGATCCGATAAGACGTAACATCACCTTTCACGCCAACGGATGTATCGCCATCGTCGAAGCCGTCGCTCAGGGAAAGGTGGACGCCGCTTTCGGCTGGACGGCGTTTGAACATCTGGCGCCCGGAAGGATCGAGGTGATACCGATGCCAGAGGATCAGTGCATCCTGCGAGGCACTTGTGTCGGATTGCTTGAATTCTCACGCAACGTGGAGGAGGCGAGACAGTTCATGGATTTCCTCACCACCGAGGAGGCGCAGGATTTCTATAGGGAATTCGGTTGGATCCCTCCGGTTTGCTAA